In Heteronotia binoei isolate CCM8104 ecotype False Entrance Well chromosome 4, APGP_CSIRO_Hbin_v1, whole genome shotgun sequence, a genomic segment contains:
- the LOC132569881 gene encoding atrial natriuretic peptide receptor 2-like, whose amino-acid sequence MAPPPPLLLLLLLPALLGVPSAASAQASAAPSGEVRLGVLLPERNLRYPWAWPRVAPALSLALESQLRPPGLALRTAFASTEGRDGHCDPEVAQWEAADLKCFHDPDVLLGAGCDHVEYALGRFAQHWQLPLLRAGAYGRSSADPGSMVVYAGPVGPALPAVVPRLLQRFNWTSRAVLVYAEDVDYWQYNSPFFMRFGADVWIADSHRYGQPGETVRFIQENGRVVHISGTLKMLQEIMHELQAQNMTSGDYVFIYLDIWGESMRAEGHHEAKKPWQSTESQDTGVLREAFQTVLVVTPHEPQTPEYRRFQSQLTLRAQRDFGVAVNDSVGTLVAGCFHDVLLLYLRALNETLQEGGTKRNTSRILEKMRGQKFQGITGTVSLNGDNDREMDFDLWAMRDVESGEFQVVAHFVGSENRMNWLGPIHWKKGSPPLDNPPCVFNMDDPSCGKSGCAQGGFLNGIIIFHSLHGIIGHHDSLKSSDSW is encoded by the exons ATGGCGCCGCCACCgccgctcctgctgctgctgctgctgccagccctGCTGGGGGTGCCCTCCGCCGCCTCCGCCCAGGCCAGCGCCGCCCCGTCGGGGGAGGTGAGGCTGGGGGTGCTGCTGCCGGAGCGCAACCTGCGCTACCCCTGGGCCTGGCCGCGCGTGGcccccgccctgagcctggccctGGAGTCCCAGCTGCGCCCCCCAGGCCTCGCCCTCCGCACCGCCTTCGCCTCCACCGAGGGCCGGGATGGCCACTGCGACCCCGAAGTGGCCCAGTGGGAGGCCGCGGATCTGAAGTGCTTCCACGACCCGGACGTGCTGCTCGGGGCGGGCTGCGACCACGTAGAATACGCACTGGGGCGCTTCGCCCAGCACTGGCAGCTGCCGCTCCTTCGAGCCGGGGCCTATGGAAGAAGCAGCGCAGATCCCGGCAGCATGGTGGTGTACGCCGGTCCCGTGgggcccgccctccccgccgtcGTGCCCCGGCTGCTTCAGCGCTTCAACTGGACCTCCCGCGCCGTCCTTGTGTACGCTGAGGACGTCGATTACTGGCAATACAATTCCCCCTTCTTCATGAGATTCGGAGCGGACGTCTGGATCGCCGACTCCCACCGATATGGGCAGCCCGGGGAGACGGTCCGGTTCATCCAGGAAAATGGGCGAG TGGTCCACATTTCTGGGACCCTCAAGATGTTGCAGGAGATCATGCACGAGCTGCAGGCTCAGAACATGACCAGCGGTGACTACGTCTTCATctacctggacatttggggggaaagcatGAGAGCTGAGGGGCATCATGAGGCCAAGAAGCCCTGGCAGAGCACGGAGAGCCAAGATACAGGAGTCCTCCGAGAGGCCTTCCAG ACGGTGCTGGTGGTCACTCCCCATGAGCCCCAAACCCCCGAATACCGGCGTTTCCAGAGCCAGCTGACCCTGCGTGCCCAGAGAGACTTTGGTGTGGCAGTGAATGACTCCGTG GGGACGCTGGTGGCCGGCTGCTTCCACGACGTGCTGCTGCTGTATCTCAGGGCCCTGAACGAGACGCTGCAGGAAGGTGGAACCAAGCGGAACACCAGCCGCATCCTGGAGAAGATGAGGGGCCAGAAATTCCAGG gTATCACTGGGACGGTGAGCCTCAATGGAGACAATGACCGAGAGATGGATTTTGACCTGTGGGCCATGAGGGATGTGGAGAGCGGAGAATTCcag GTGGTGGCTCATTTTGTGGGCTCAGAGAACCGGATGAACTGGCTGGGGCCCATCCACTGGAAGAAGGGGAGCCCTCCTCTCGACAACCCGCCCTGTGTCTTCAACATGGATGACCCCTCCTGTGGTAAGAGTGGGTGTGCCCAAGG GGGTTTTCTCAACGGCATCATCATCTTCCATTCCCTTCACGGCATCATTGGGCACCATGACAGCCTCAAGTCTTCTGACTCTTGGTGA